The sequence below is a genomic window from Rhizobium gallicum bv. gallicum R602sp.
CCGGTGCACATGAACTCTTTCACGCCGACTTCAATCACGCGGTGTCCGCCGTCGTTCTGGAAGTGGGGAATGTTGTGGCCGGCCATGTCTGTCTCCGAATGCTTTGGAATGTGCGCGGACATTATAATCCTTCGCCTCAAATGTGTAGAGCCAAAGCGCCGCGCGGCAAATGGTTTTTTGGCGCGGCCGAGGGTTCACCTCCGCTGCTCGATAAAATATGGTCCGGCCAAAAAGGACGGCACTATGAATCTGAATACGCCCGCATTTTCCAGTTTCTCCCACGGCGGCCTGAAACTCGTCTTTTTCGACGAAGGGGACCCCAACGGTCCACCGGTGCTGCTCATTCATGGTTTTGCTTCGACCGCCAACGTCAACTGGGTGCATCCCGGCTGGGTGAAGACGCTGGGCGATGCAGGCTATCGGGTGATCGCGATGGACAATCGTGGCCACGGGGCAAGCGACAAACCCCACGATGCCGAAGCCTACCGGCCGTGGATCATGGCGGAAGATGCCGTGGCGCTACTCGACCACCTAGGCATTCCGCAAGCCAATGTCATGGGCTACTCGATGGGCGCGCGGATTTCGGTTTTCACGGCGCTTGCCCATCCGCATCGCGTGCATTCGCTGGTGCTAGGCGGCCTTGGCATCGGGATGACGGATGGCGTTGGCGATTGGGATCCGATTGCCGACGCGCTGCTCGCGCCCTCGCTGGACGACGTCACGCATGCCCGCGGGCGCATGTTCCGCGCCTTCGCCGAGCAGACCAGGAGCGACCGGCAGGCGCTCGCTTCCTGCATCCGGGGATCGCGCGATCTCGTGGCGCGGGCCGACATGGGCAGGATCGGTGCGCCGACTTTGATCGGCGTTGGAACAAAGGACGATATTGCAGGTTCGGCAGAGGAATTGGCGGGCTTGATGCCGCATGCCGAGGCGCTGGACATTCCGGGCCGCGACCATATGTTGGCGGTTGGAGACAAGGTATTCAAGAAGGCGGTCCTAGAGTTCTATGAGAGAGTCGCCAGGCGGTGACGATCCGTCTCAGAGTGCTGCGATTACCAAAAAATCATCCTAAAAAAGCACAGGACCGGCACCCATTTATGTTCTGGGCATTATGCCCTATATAATGTTGTTCCGACGGAAACGAGGAGACCTGGAATGGTCGCGAAGACTGACGTTCGTTTTGAGGCACCAAACCCGCTGAAGGTCATGGATCCGATCTGGGACAGCCTGCGCGAAGAAGCGCGTGTTGCTGCCGAGAAGGACCCGGTGCTGGCGGCTTTCCTTTATTCGACGGTGATCAACCATCGCTCGCTGGAAGAATGCGTCATTCATCGTATCTGCGAACGCCTCGACCATCCCGACATGCAGGCGACGCTGCTTCGCCAGGTCTTCGACGGAATGCTGGAAGACTGGCCGGAATGGAGCGATATCCTGCGCGTCGATATTCAGGCCGTCTACGACCGCGACCCGGCATGCCTGCGCTTCATGGAGGCGGTGCTGTATTTCAAGGGATTCCATGCGCTGCAGACGCATCGCCTGGCCCACTGGCTGCTCAATCACGGGCGCCGGGATCTGGCGCTCTATCTGCAGAGCCGGTCGTCCAGCGTCTTCCAGACGGACATCAATCCGGCAGCGCGCATCGGCCGGGGAATCTTCCTCGATCACGCGACTGGACTCGTCGTCGGCGAAACGGCGGTGATCGGCGACAACGTCTCGATCCTGCATGGCGTCACGCTTGGCGGCACGGGCAAGGAGGGTGCTGACCGTCATCCGAAGATCGGCAGCGGCGTGCTTATCGGTGCGGGCGCGAAGATTCTCGGCAATATCCAGATCGGCTATTGCTCGCGCGTGGCGGCCGGCTCGGTCGTTCTAAAGGCCGTCCCGCCGAAGACGACGGTTGCTGGCGTGCCGGCGAAGGTGGTCGGGGAGGCCGGGTGTTCGGAACCGTCGCGCATCATGGACCAGGTGATCGGCGCCGATATCTGATCCGATTATATTTGTCGGAACGGAAAAGCTGGCGAAATCCTGAGGGAAAGCCGGGGCAGATATGCCGCGGCAACCTTTACAGCTCCGCTTTTCCTGTGCAAGAAGCGGCCAACGAAGACCGCTAGGAGACCAAGTGTGAAGCCTGAAGAACTCAAGAAGCTCGACGCCTATTTCAAGAAGACGCTCAATCCGCAGATCGTCGTCAAGGCGCGCCCGCGCAAGGATGATTCCGCGGAAGTTTATCTCGGCGAAGAATTCCTGGGTGTCGTCTATGTCGACGACGAAGACGGCGATCGTTCCTACAACTTTTCGATGGCGATCCTCGACGTCGATCTCTGATCCTAGGGGCGGGCCGTATCATTGCGGCTTGCCTTGCCGGACGGCATCGGCCCGTCGGCAGCCTGCTCGGCAACAATTTAGTCATCCGCGCTGGATGAGTTCGTCCTCCGCCCCATTTTAGTTTTTGCGAATGCAACCGAACTAAATTGGAGGATGAGACGTGGGTATTTTCGATAAGATCAAGAACGCGATTTTCGGCGGCGAAGCGCAGGCAGCACCGGTGACCGAGGCGGCGTCCGCGCCGAAAATGGAACCCGCGCAGAGGCCGGCCGCGCCATCGGCAGCACCGTCGGCAACCCCAACGACCTCGCCCGCGACCGCGACCGTCGATATCGTTCCGATTCTCGATGCTGCCGTCAAAAAGAGCGGGCAGAAGCTGGATTGGCGGCACTCGATCGTCGACCTGATGAAAGCGGTCGGTATGGATGCGAGCCTTTCGGAGCGCAAGGAACTTGCCGCGGAGCTCGGATATTCGGGAGACACAGGCGATTCCGCCAAAATGAACATGTTTCTTCACAAGGCGCTCATGAAGAAGCTGTCCGAAAATGGCGGCAAGGTTCCCGCAGATCTTATGGATTGAGACAGCCTTGCCGACCTCGAGATTGTGGGCTTCGCGAGATTTTTTATGAAGCCTCAGGTTGTGGACGGCTGATATATGTTTTGAAAATCAATCGGCGACGTACGTTGATCTTTTTTCGGGGCGCTTTAGAGCAGCGTCATGCAATCCAAGGTAGTTGTGCAGCGCACAATATCGCTTGACTATTTGTGCAACGCAGCTACCTTTTGCACCAGCCACTACCACAAAAGGAGGAGACGAACATGTTCAACTTCGACGACACGAGCCGGAAGAGCAAGGAAGCTATGGACACGATGCTGAAGAGCTATTCCGACACGGCCAAGGGCGTCCAGGCGATCGCCACCGAAGCTGCCGAATATTCCAAGAAATCCTTCCAGGACGCCGTCAATCATTTCGAGACGCTCTCGGGCGCCCGAAGCTTCGAAACGGTTTTCGAATTGCAGACCGGCTTCATCAAGTCTTCCTACGAGAATTTTATCGCCGAGGCGACGAAGATGGGGGAAATGTACGCCGATCTCGCCAAGGGCGCCTATAAGCCTTACGAACCGCCGGTATCGGCTCCGTCCGCGAAGTCGCCCAAGGCTCCTCAGGTGACGCCCGCAGCTGCGTAAATGCGATGGTGCGAACAGCGCACCCCTTGAAAAACGAAGACCGGCAACGCATCTGCGGCCGGTCTTTTTTGTTTCCAGAAGCCCTTCAAGAATTCGAATCGGACTTTTTTAGTCTTTGCGTCGAGTCCTGCGGAATTGTGATTGCAGTCGCAAACAAGGGGCTTAAAATCGCTCTATTATGAACTAAGTTAGTGTTTCAGATATCCGGCGGGTAAAGCAGCCTCCCATGCACCACCGGATAGACCGAGGAATGAATGACAATGATCGCAAAGCCGATCCGGATGCAGAACGACAGCGAAAGGAACGGGGACAACGGAAATCGCGGAACCTCGGTCATCACACGCACAAAGCCGAAGACCAAGAAGCCCAATCTCTACCGCGTGCTCATCCTGAATGACGACTACACTCCGATGGAATTCGTCATCCACATTCTGGAGCGTTTTTTTCAGAAGGATCGTGAAAGTGCCACCCGCATCATGCTTCATGTCCATAACCACGGCGTCGGCGAATGCGGGATATTTACATACGAGGTAGCGGAGACGAAGGTAAGCCAGGTGATGGACTTCGCCCGTCAGCACCAGCATCCGCTGCAGTGCGTCATGGAAA
It includes:
- a CDS encoding alpha/beta fold hydrolase is translated as MNLNTPAFSSFSHGGLKLVFFDEGDPNGPPVLLIHGFASTANVNWVHPGWVKTLGDAGYRVIAMDNRGHGASDKPHDAEAYRPWIMAEDAVALLDHLGIPQANVMGYSMGARISVFTALAHPHRVHSLVLGGLGIGMTDGVGDWDPIADALLAPSLDDVTHARGRMFRAFAEQTRSDRQALASCIRGSRDLVARADMGRIGAPTLIGVGTKDDIAGSAEELAGLMPHAEALDIPGRDHMLAVGDKVFKKAVLEFYERVARR
- the cysE gene encoding serine O-acetyltransferase; translation: MVAKTDVRFEAPNPLKVMDPIWDSLREEARVAAEKDPVLAAFLYSTVINHRSLEECVIHRICERLDHPDMQATLLRQVFDGMLEDWPEWSDILRVDIQAVYDRDPACLRFMEAVLYFKGFHALQTHRLAHWLLNHGRRDLALYLQSRSSSVFQTDINPAARIGRGIFLDHATGLVVGETAVIGDNVSILHGVTLGGTGKEGADRHPKIGSGVLIGAGAKILGNIQIGYCSRVAAGSVVLKAVPPKTTVAGVPAKVVGEAGCSEPSRIMDQVIGADI
- a CDS encoding DUF3597 domain-containing protein — encoded protein: MGIFDKIKNAIFGGEAQAAPVTEAASAPKMEPAQRPAAPSAAPSATPTTSPATATVDIVPILDAAVKKSGQKLDWRHSIVDLMKAVGMDASLSERKELAAELGYSGDTGDSAKMNMFLHKALMKKLSENGGKVPADLMD
- a CDS encoding DUF3126 family protein; protein product: MKPEELKKLDAYFKKTLNPQIVVKARPRKDDSAEVYLGEEFLGVVYVDDEDGDRSYNFSMAILDVDL
- a CDS encoding phasin family protein; protein product: MFNFDDTSRKSKEAMDTMLKSYSDTAKGVQAIATEAAEYSKKSFQDAVNHFETLSGARSFETVFELQTGFIKSSYENFIAEATKMGEMYADLAKGAYKPYEPPVSAPSAKSPKAPQVTPAAA
- the clpS gene encoding ATP-dependent Clp protease adapter ClpS, which encodes MIAKPIRMQNDSERNGDNGNRGTSVITRTKPKTKKPNLYRVLILNDDYTPMEFVIHILERFFQKDRESATRIMLHVHNHGVGECGIFTYEVAETKVSQVMDFARQHQHPLQCVMEKK